The DNA sequence ctataatcaaaattataaccatattttataataattcataaaattaattaatagtaatttattaataattaataattaaaatataattatataatataaattgtataataaataataattaattatattttataattaataattaatcaataaagtcatagtgcaattttaatttataaaatttattcaattataatatccataaatattataattataatataataatttatatttattattataataaatgagtataatactctatgtaactataattataattatattaatatattatgatggataatccatatttaaactatgcatcgtaataataattataattatataattattattatttataattagtaatttattaaaaattttacagtattattcttttttataaataaaaaaataataagtatatttttagttcggtgtttaaattaaatataaatttaaaattttgatattttccaaacacaggaaagtaaagttactaggaatcatattctcAGGATTCACtggaatcattttccttgccaactCTACTTTCCCGTCAATCAAACATGGCCTTAGCGTTAATTTGTGTTGGTACGTCCAAGTGTAAACTTAGACTTAAAAATAAGGTAACATTTGATTTTCACTGTCGATTTACATTCGTACCATTAgcacattaaataatatactccgTATATAGTTACACATGTATATAACTTAAGTTATAATCTGTATCCACGATTACAATAATTATGGTAGCAAGTGGATGATTATATTCCTTTCCAGCTATATAAATCTATTTCAATCTTCacacatcaattttttttttaaaactgtCCACTATAGGAGTTCCGAATTCTTACAATAAATGGTAATAagtctcatatttcactaatctTTTTCCgctcacatttattataaaactaatatttcatCCGTCTCATTTAAGATGATAtgctttcctttttagtttgcccaaactaagatgacatatttccttttttttattgggtAACTTTCACTCTCTAATTAATActttcaaccattttttctcactcctatttatatattcatctttctttctctctctattttaattcttacacccacattttctctctccaattaaatacattaTCCAATAgatcctaaaatcccgtgccggctaagaaatgtgtcatcttagccgggacggagagagtatataaaagtaggacttacattatactccctccgtcccatttcaggagtcccggttgagttcggcacgagttttaaaaaatgtaaagaaaagtttgtgaaaaaaaaataatggaatgtggtcctacttttttatattagttttataataaaatgtgagtgggaaaatgttagtggaatgtggggcctaatactatttatggaatattccaaccgagactcctaaagtgggacacctaaaaatggtaaaccgggactcctaaagtgggacggagggagtactatctCTTTTTactcactttcctttacattttttaaaacctgtgccaaactcaaatgagactcataaagtaggacggagggagtttcatgaaatttaaaattgatgttaattaaaatatataaatatgcatgGGAAagttttatagtactatatactacTTGGCAGGATGatgattattttgaataatctTCTCAAAATAAGACCGTAGAACCAATCATATCTATTAGATATAattaggggtgggtaggtacggtataccttaccgaaatcaccataccgtataccttaccgtaaatacggtatgcgaaaaagtcatacctttaccttaccaaagttttcggtataccgaagttcggtataccttattttcggtatgacgaatttccataccgataccgtaactcattttcggtataccgtaccgaaattcggtaaaccttacttttgcggtatacctaactttcaacatcaattaaaatagaaaattagagtttttagaatattatttatattttataattttaaaaataagttaaatataatttattcataattatatttatatttcacaatagattttataattttaaaatatataaaatatattttatatataaatgtatttatatttttgtggtatataccttagtttacggtatataccttaatttatggtatataccgaatttcggtatgcagcggtaaaccgcggtatttgaaaattcataccgttaccttaccAGAATCTTTCGGCAAgttatcataccgtaccgaaaattcggtattttcggtattttttcggtacaataaggccggtatttcggtatttcggtatttttcccccgCCCTATATATAATCCACTTATTCACACACATGTAATGtgatatataattaagtatgatGTTAATGCGAAAAGGGTGTAAATGTCTATTAAAGTTAAAATAGTTacgaaagaaaaatatcaatgcATATACGGATGCTATGTGcgaaagaaattgaaattatgtGTGATATTATCATACATACATAATGCTTACACACACTGATTTATCAGTACACTAACATACACTATTATGGACTCATGGTGTATACTAAACTGATACTATATACATTGATTTACTAACTTAGAAAACTGTTACGGTgtatattgatattgtatttgaaaaaaaaaactgatattacacatatactatattactaatatactGATATCACTTTCCGAATATATATGAAGATGATGCTAAATATTATCGAATTTGTTTAcgtgaaattcaaaaattttaacatactttttaagaaattcaaaattacttaaaatttccattttatcgtaaaacttaaaactaaCGGCCAATATATTGGTGAATAGATTTAGaccatatatttttcaataagtCAACATAATGATActgtttcaactttcaactaattaatattCCGTTTATGAATTATGAGAACCgtcaataaaattgtgttgatcATGTTATCGGTTGTATATAATTGcttctaaatttaaatttatcgaAACTTTTCATCTAGTTTCTTTCATACTAAGAAGAACTATTGGAACtggttttgtcattttctacATCTCATActattggagtatttaattatatatttatttgaaatttaaaaaaaaaatcacacatatataatcaaaGTCTTTGTTTGAAATGGATCCATctagaaaatattaatgaaattgcaaattatgCCCACATGTTTAGGaggatatataaaataattttgtttttcattattggatcattcatattaaaaattcTTCAACTTCTGTATTTTTGAGTTTCCTCCTCTAATAAAGtgaattttttctttaacactatatatatcgaattatttttgttatctataatttttttacttttgataGTGTACTAATGTTCATCGGATAATTGATTGGCCCAGAATTGAGTCTAATATACAGTAGATGTGATGTGAGTATGTGACGTAGTGTTgtttatattcatataaataaaacattttgcgttaaaaacatgttttatttCCGTTTGTGACGTTTCGTTTTCGAGGAATTCAAACCACACATGTCGTAGATTTTGATAATCCTATCTATTGACACATGTAACAAGCGACgccataaaatattattattgttattgttattgttattgttattgttattgttattattattatatttattttgttttatactaGTCGTGACATTTTATAAACGTGTGTCAAACTAAAATTGTTGTTTTCgtttaacttttttctacAGTTGGTCCTtgcatataaaatttattactactataaatgaatttataaaatagacatatagtactagtaagaatgaagagagtaaaattaaaaactaatcattaatatttcttctgtcccataaaaataataatatttttcttttatgtgcATCACATGAAAATAGGGACACTATTATTTTCtgtccatcccataaaaatatttaattttcatttacgAAAAGCTCTCTCCAGCTCATTATTTACAAGTTTTACTACTAAAATCTACCATTAATAAACACTTAAGACAATGTGGATCTTACTATCccctaaaattattttaactatcattcatcgtttttcttttacttaccAGTTACTCATTAATTCATGTGTTATACCAAATGTCtcagataaaataattttactgtaggagtagtactttatttaatcaattaataaatgaataaaaatttaaagaccACGTAGTACTGAACTCAATACCAAAAAATCTTTGACCTCGAATATCAACCACCGTGCCACCATACCAACAATCTACGTCAAATTTTCGGTAAATTACgataaatttttgttgaacAATAAGatctttcaaaattcaaattgtgtATAATGAATCAAAAATCCCTAACTAAAAATAGCCATTAACATTACATCCACCACCATCCAACGCATTCAACAACGCCAAAGCAAACTTCTTCTCAATCCAATCCCTCTCCTCCTTCTCCGCCTCGgcctcctccgcctccgcctcaGGAAACACCGCAGCCCGGCACAGTGGGCACGTCGCCTTGAACCCCTTCAGCCACGTCTCCACGCAGCGCCGGTGGAACGAGTGGCCGCACGCGTCCAGCTCGCAGCACTCGCCCCCGGCCTCGGCGAAGCCCACCAGGCAGATGCTGCACTCGCCGGGATCCGGCAGCTTCCTCTTCACGGCCGCCGCGAAGCTGCGGCGCCTCGTGAAGATTTGGTAGTGTTTGAGGAAGACGCAGAGGGCTAATAGAGATAGGTAGAGGAGTTTTGGGAGAGTTTGGAAGAGGAAAGTGGAGAGGATTTTGTTGGGATAAGAGAGTAGTTTTGCTATGGCTCCCATGATTTTTCTATCACAGATAACTCATGTGGTTTAAGTTGGAATATTTATAGGGGCGAAGCTACTTTGGGGTCTGGGGTGGGGCCATCGGTCTTGACAACTTTGAAATTTTTCATGGGCATTTCTGTAAAATATGTTTTCCGCTAGCCTTTTTTATTCACTTATATTTCTTCAAATGATACAAACAATGCTCATCATAATCATCGATAAGACTTTATCTATTAAAGatgttacatttattttttcaaataaagttttctctcaaattaatttaaatatattattttctctctttttaacatacaaaacaatattttctaaaatcttatcattatcaagtgtgacatctatatATTATGGGATTGATGAAGTACTAATTAAGTATACTTTAAAAGATAAATGGCAGatattttgttgaagaaaGTTAATGAATGGTCTAAAAACTAATGTAGATTAATTACCCTAATTTCTGTACTAATAATCCATTCATGATTTTCCTTTGGTTGACCCAGTTACATAGGAGTATGTTACTATTGAAgtcaattacataatttattggCCGCATAGAACTGAAAAACACCTTTTCCGGACTAGTAAGTAAAATGGGCCAACTAAAGAAAAAGGGCCTAATTTTATGACTTTTGTATGCATCTATAATCTATGCtaatgaaaagagagtaaCAATTCGTTGATGTGTCTTTAAATAGTAGCACGTGGTGTGTCCAATTAATAATAGttggagaaagagagaaaatagggATGAGAGAAGTGGTTTGTGCAATTTGGTTAATTAGATACGTTACGtttcaatatatattgattttttttcctggTTAGTGTCGGTTGATCCCCGTTAAGTCGTTAACCCCTAACTTCGCCAATTAATCTCGGTTGTTTGTTGTTCACTTTCTTGtgtctttcttctttctttttgtatttgtttgcTAGATGTTAATTGGACTTACCCACTCAAATTGTCGGGCTATTTAGGTGTAGGCTATCCTATTGTGGATTTTTCAACATTAACCCTAAACCTTCGGATTCCAAACTAACCCATAAAAATATTCGGGCCaaaaaactttcaaaaaaattctGTCTATTAGCAATTTTTCCTTGATGATCCATACGTATAAATCAAAGGCGTATAGAGATGAAAAtgtttttcatcattttcatgAGACTTGTTTGGTGACTTTTAGTTCCTACTTTGGATGTATAAGTAGTTAGGCATAATTTGAGTCTTTATAACATTACTACAAGTGCAAAACCTGTAAAAAGGAACCAAGTCTCATAGCAATTTATACTACATGGTATTTCTATAACAGAATGTTCAAAAGGTCAACATATAATGATCAAATCTCTTCTTaatcttaattataaaatcaactAACATTTACAAATCTTCAATAACATTTGGAGATAGTCTTTCATCTTGTTCAGCTGTGAAATCAcatcaaaattcaagaatcaGCGGAACCTATTGAATATTGAAAGTAGATATATAGGGCTCAATGTTTGTTTCTGCGTACCCTTTATATAGGgcttttataaaatagtactcccttcgttctcAGTACATTTACTTTtcagcacgagattttatgtagtattgttttatgagttaatgagaaaagaataaagtaaaagagaagtagatatggtgttattctattttagaaaacgtataaattttaatggtaccatctaaaaaggaaaactttcatttttaatgaacaGAGATAGAGTAATATTTATGGCAGTAGATCATTCTATTGCTAGACATGTATTCTCCTATCAATTATACATATTAATCACCAATATTTTCCTTAActatctcttcttcttttggtAGGTTATCTCGTTggtatattatacaaatagtTTTTTAACCTAATTTATTTGTAGCATCTCCTTTTTCATGAAACAAATCACATCTATCTCACATTATTTGGCATACAActagatttagttattgcgAAACACAGACAAAAGTTGCCTCaacaattttttactttatttgagCAACTCTATCAGGCCAGCCCGATCAATCCGCCAACCCAATATGAGCTAGCCTGAATAGGCCGATTTTGTATTAGAGTTGCGATTTTATAGCCCTAACccaattttatcaattattcgGGCCAACTAACTCAGCCGACGCCCACACCTCTGTTCCCTTCCTTCCCTCTTTTCTCAACACTCTGAAACACACGTATATAAATAGCAtctttcaaataatttgtcGCAATTTTCGACTGCCACATCTCCTCCCCAACTCAATTTTCAAGGTAAACATTTAGCCTATTTCTCTTGGATTATAGGTATGaatcaaatccaaatttcTACGTTAAAGCCTAACTGTTTCTGTACTTGAATTGTAGGAAAGTATGATAAATCTCACCTCGAACTAAAACGACCGAGAATTTTATTGTTTCTGGATTTGCtggaatttttatttactagAATTCAAATCCTAGCTGTTTTTATACTCATTGATTGTTGCCATTGATGCAGTCTCAAACTAGACTAGATCGATAGAAAGTGTGCAATTTAGTGAAATGGCAAATAGCAAGTACAAATATGTGAAGTCATTTGAGGTGGAGGATAGGATCATGCTGCCCAACACCATCATCATCCATGTTCGTGCCCGTGATTTCGGCCGGTATGTTGTGAAGCATAGTTTGTAGACAAGTAGTTTGAGATAATAAGTAAGTCCTTCCATTCATGTAGGTTTTCTCAAGTGCATAAGTTTGAGAAACCAAATGATGAGAAGAAAGCATTAGAGCTGATGAATGAGTGTGCCAATGCTGTTTTGGCGCAGTTTCCAGAAGTTATATTCTCGTATGGTTACGGTGATGAGTATAGGTATTAAACAACATATCTCACACACAAATCTCTTCCCATTGTTTTGGTCTATCATAAGAGTACTTTTATTTGCTTGTTTGTAGTTTCAtattcaaaaagaaaaccGAGTTCTACAATCGTCGTGGCAGGTgaattttaaacaatttttactATCTCTAAATAAAGATGTGTCATTATTCCatgttttgttgtgttattaCAAAAAAGTATGTATAAATTCATGTCTTTGATTGCCAAGTGCACTTTGATTTATTCTGTTTTATTATGCAAATGAGTTTTGAAGTATGATCAAGATCATCAGGATCATGATTGCTGACTAAAAGTATACTTTGCAGCAAGATACTCTCTGTTATTGTGTCTTTCTTTACATCCACTTATGTTACCAAGTGGAGGGAACTTTTTCCTCAGAAAGAGTTGAAATATGCCCCTTCATTTCGGGCTCGAGTTATTTGCTGTGCATCTATGGAGGTTCTTCAAGCATATCTTTTATGGCGGCAAGGTGAATGTAAGTTAAATTTGCTTGTACATCGGTGCTAATCTACGTGATAAAATTCTAGATCTTGTCAGGGAAATGAAACCTGCTTATGTTGTAGTGCTGTCGTTGTACTATATACAATGCTCAGGTCTTGCTAtgtagaaaattgaaatttaatatgcTTTTGGCAGGTCACACAAATAACCAGTATGCTACTTCTCTTCGGGAGCTGATTGAAAGAGGAAATAGTAGAGAGGAGGCACAAGCCACATTGAGGGTAAACTTGAGATTGTTtaaatctttctatttttaatttgtttgtattGTGTATTTATctgttgaaatttgaaaatggtaCATTGAAGTGGAAATGTGGTTTCAGGGATCGATGTTTCACCATGGTACATGCACTCTCACGACACAGGTAGTTGCTAATATTACGGCCTTGTGCTTGTTGATTTTCAAATGAGCAGAATGGCtcgatttttgtgtttaaCTAGAAGATGCTTGATTAATAGAACTTACACTAGTTAAACTATCTCCTGTTGTGACTAGGTTAAAGATATTGAGAAGTACAAAGATAATGGCTCCACTGTCAAAAGAAGTAGGAAAAAACGTAAGAGGGAAGTCTTAACAGTTCACTCAGAAAATATTGCATCAAAAAGATTTTGGATTGAAAAAAAGTGTTTATCGGAAGAAGAGGTGGGACAATTTTGTGAAGAGTTGAACGAAACTAGACCTGAGTACATCAAATCTTTCCAATCCGAGAGCAGATTGATGTTGTCCACCTGGATCGTTGTTTGCATTGATGGCTGTCATTTCCACAGGTAACTACTTACTTTAAGTGGAGCTCCAAATTGGATCAGACAATAGCACTCAGTGGCTCTACTTTCTTTGGGCTTATGGTAGGTTTTCTGATGTTCATGAATTTGAGAAGCCAAATGATGCACAAGCTCTCAATCTTATGAATGCATGCGCAGTTGCTGTTGTGGAAGCATTTAGAGATGTCGTTTTTGCTTACGGTGTCAGCGATGAGTACAGGTCATTAATCAGTTT is a window from the Salvia hispanica cultivar TCC Black 2014 chromosome 1, UniMelb_Shisp_WGS_1.0, whole genome shotgun sequence genome containing:
- the LOC125200504 gene encoding RING-H2 finger protein ATL56-like, yielding MGAIAKLLSYPNKILSTFLFQTLPKLLYLSLLALCVFLKHYQIFTRRRSFAAAVKRKLPDPGECSICLVGFAEAGGECCELDACGHSFHRRCVETWLKGFKATCPLCRAAVFPEAEAEEAEAEKEERDWIEKKFALALLNALDGGGCNVNGYF